AATATAAATTTTGAAAGATTCATATGGAAAGACAAACAAATAAATAAATAGGAGTGGGTGGGTTGCTTTGTGCTTTAAACAAAGAACAAAAGGCAAAACAATGCTTTTGATATTTTTTTTTTACTTTTTATTATTATCTATTGATTTTGATTCAAAAGGGAAAGCTCAAAAAACTACAAAAGATTTGACAAGAAACAAAAAATAATTGACAGAGAACAATGATGTTTTACTTTAGCTTAGCCTTCGTCTTGGTGTATGTATATTCTTTATGTATTTTTCTTATACTACCTTAACCTTTATGCTGATTTTTTTATTCGCGAATTGGCTTATGTCTTTGGTTTGTAATATACAGGAGAAAACGATACATAAATTTTAAAGAATAATTAAATATATGATGTGTATATTTAGTGACGTTTTATATATCTCGAACAGAACACCAAAAACTACAACCGCACTGGAAGTGAATCGAAAACCAAACGCCCATAGTTAGACATGTTAGTAAATTTATCAACAAAATATAGTTCCGCGTTTTTAAACGTGGGTAGTATCCTAGTTATTTTTAAGATCGGATCTAAAATTTTGAAGGCTATAAATATTTTTTTGTAATTTAAAGGCCTATTTCTGTCGAAATAAAAAGAGGCCAATTTCTAACTAAAATCTTTTACATTTTTGAGGATGATTACTTTAGCAGTATGAAATGGAATCTTCATGATGGCAAAAAGGGCAAAGAAAATCAGAGCGTAAGAGCATCAGTATTGGAGGATTATAACAAAAGTTCACACAGTTTTCCACACAAAAAAATATTAAAATATTTCAATTGTGTTGAACCCGAGTCGCGCGAAGTCGCTGGGAAGACCCGGTATCATAACTGTTCTGCGGGCCCCACGCCACGCGGCGGCCCGCAATTGGATGACTATTAATTTTTTTTTTTTTTTTTTTTTTTTTGAAAAAAAAAAAGAAAAACGAAATTAAAATATTAATAATAGGAACATTGGGAATCGAGAGGAGAGGTTTACCAATGCTGATGGTCTAACACATGCACGAAAACTTGTACAACTTATGGATTGCGTCATAACTCAGTAACACGTGGGGAAACGTTATTGGCTAAATTATCCGAGGTGCAGGTGCACACTGATACTGCATCACACTGGATCATCAAAAACGAGTTTAATTCTCCACGAAGAAATATATAAGAGAGTTAGAGTTTATTTTTTCTCCACCACTTTCTCACTGCACATTAACACACAAAAAGCTCCTCAAATCAATCTTCGCCGGAGATACTCTAACCAGTGACGATGAAGCGGACTACCTCATCGAACTCGGAAGGACAGAGCTACATCGAATCACCACACTCTCCTCTTCGATTTCATTCCCCTCTCTCAGATGCCGGAGATCCACCGGAGAGCCGTTACGTTTCCCCCGAGGGATCTCCTTTCAAACTCGACAACCCCAAGGCGATTGTAACCGACGGTAAGTTCCCGCCTCTTCCGCCGCCTCCTCCTCAGTTTCCGCCGCGGCATCAGAGGAGCGCGAGAGGAGCCCCGACGAACTCTTCGTCCGAGAAGTCTCCGTCGTCTATGGTGGTGTTCAATCGCTGGGTGAGGGAGGAAGGTCCACAGACCACGACGAGGAAGGTTGGAGGCGGAGAGACGACGACGACGACGGTGAACAGAGGGAGACGAGATGAATTGGTGAGTATAGCGGCGCTAGGGTTTAGAGTGAGCGAAGTGATTTTGTGCGTGATTTCGTTTTCGATCATGGCGGCTGATAAAACTAAAGGATGGAGCGGCGATTCTTATGATCGTTACAAAGAGTACAGGTCACGTCACCCTCTTCTTCTTCACACGTTTTTAGGGTTTATATATAATTGAAACCCTTCCTTAATCTTTTTTGCAGGTATTGTTTGGCTGTAAACGTTATAGCATTCGTATACTCTGCGTTTGAAGCTTGCGACGCTGCTTGCTACATCGCTAAACAGACTTATATGTTAAACTGTGGATTTCATGATATCTTCGTCTTCTCCATGGATCAAGTGAGTGCCTTTAGGCTTTAACATTGTTTTGCATTGGTGATCAAACGTATTGATTCTGATGAGCTTTTTTTTTCTCTAGATTATTGCATATCTTCTGATCTCGGCTTCTTCATGCGCTGCTACTCGAGTTGATGATTGGGTATCTAATTGGGGAAAAGATGACTTTACTCAAATGGCAACCGCTTCTATCGCTGTTTCTTTTATAGCGTTTGTGGCGTTTGCGGTCAGCGCTTTGATTTCTTCTTACAGGCTCTTCACTCATGCTTCCTCTTGATTATATCCCCTTCTGTGTTGCCTGAGAACAGATATGACTCTTTTGTCTTTGTATAGTTGTTCTTACAGCTTAGGAACCACCATGGTAATGATCTTTGCTGCTCAATATTACAATATATTTTAAAATAAGGCAAGCAATCAAATGACTGAGGTTACTTGTGAATCAAGGCTTTGACTTGTTTCCTTCTAATAACTATTATTAAATTGAGGTAGGTGGCAAATCCCAACACCTAAGTACATGTTCTCTTACAAGCAAACCCCACATAACGTACCATAGGAAATGTATTTTTTTGTATCAAGAAACACAAATATCATTTTAGTTCCCTTCTTGGCTGAATTGTTGCTGCTCTCTTTCTTCTTGGATCTCTGTGATCTGCAAGTTTCCTGATCCATCACCACCAGTTTCAGAGAACTTATTGATCTTCTGTAACTCGTCGCTCACACCTGACTGATCATCACTGGCAGCTGCTTCTTGGTCTATCTTAGCTTGTGGCTTAGGTAGCCGAATGGCCTCGGCTGCTTCTGTCATAACAACTGGAGGTGGTTGTGGAGGAACCCATGATCGCTGCCTCGGGAGAGCTGCTGGTTCCATTGTGTTTGTTTCATTTGGGATACCGATGGACCTGGACGCTGTTGTCTCATAGCCAAAATCCGTGGATCTAGGATTTTTCTGTTGCCACCATGGACCGTTCGCATTCTCTTCTTGCGGCGCTTGGCCATAGTCCCATGGCTGATAATAGAGATCATAAGTAATCAAATCAGCCAAGATATAAAATTGAGCTACAATACAAAGACTATTGTTTATTATCATTCAGAAACATTGTAGTTTGTACCTTAGTTTTAGGAGCGATGCGAGAATTTGAAAGCTGCTGGTTTGGATTTGGTGGCATGTCGTTAATCTCCTGTATTAGAGTCAAAGTGCGATAATTTTGTCACAATGAACTATAAGGTTGGTCTAAAAATGGTGCAAACAAAAGAAATGGTAGTCAAATTACTCGAATGTTAGAAGGCTTCTCTCCTCTCTGGATCATAGACATTATCTGCAACATCAACAGTTTTCAACTAAATGTTATGAAGCTTAACTGGAATTCAAAGGGTATCTGCATCAAACTTTAGAGATTTCAGAACATTACATCCATGTATGACTTCGGATGAGGGGGCATAGAAGAATCAGCTGGTGGCGCAGGAGGAGGAGAAGCAGACCGTGCTGTATTATTCATTATTTCATTAGTTGGAGAGAACAACCTAATAAATTACAAGAAAACATAATGCACACTGAGCCAGAGAGAGAGAGAGAGAGAAGTAACCTGAGCGCGTGTCATAATCAATGTTGCTGCCATTTGCATAGGATCTCTGCATCACATATCAACGTTCCTAATGTTACCAAAAGGACTATACTATATCAAGTGTACTTAGTTTTTAGCTGAGAGCAAGATCATTGTTCATTTTAGGATGTTTTGGTTTCAGATTCTGTTTCTTTCATCCATGTTCAATAATTGGTCCAACCTAAACGCACAATGCCTTAAGGAATGACAAAGGCAAGAACAATGATACCGTTATTCCAATCATTGGATTTGGTCTTAGAATTTATTCACAATTTTTATTTTATTTTTAACCGAGTTTATTTCATCACTGGATTTGGTGTTAGGTTTCTTCTACGATGGATATAATCTCGGTCGTGAGAAACATCCCAGAATAGAAGAGACCTTATAGGC
The DNA window shown above is from Brassica oleracea var. oleracea cultivar TO1000 chromosome C3, BOL, whole genome shotgun sequence and carries:
- the LOC106334762 gene encoding CASP-like protein 4A2; the protein is MKRTTSSNSEGQSYIESPHSPLRFHSPLSDAGDPPESRYVSPEGSPFKLDNPKAIVTDGKFPPLPPPPPQFPPRHQRSARGAPTNSSSEKSPSSMVVFNRWVREEGPQTTTRKVGGGETTTTTVNRGRRDELVSIAALGFRVSEVILCVISFSIMAADKTKGWSGDSYDRYKEYRYCLAVNVIAFVYSAFEACDAACYIAKQTYMLNCGFHDIFVFSMDQIIAYLLISASSCAATRVDDWVSNWGKDDFTQMATASIAVSFIAFVAFAVSALISSYRLFTHASS